CTACTTTGAATTGAGGTCTGTGAGTCCCTGCCTTATCCATTTATTTAGTGCCTCTTGCCAGTACCTGCTCTCCAGACCATCAATATATTCCTTTTTCTTCTTCCTGCTCTCCTGAGCCGACAGCTTATTCCGGATCTTTCTGCGAATTTTCTTCAGAATCCTCTCCTCATACTAATAGAAACAGACAAAGGAAGTACATATTTAACGTGTTTACACACTTTGCAAATCCTCAAGAGCCATAAGTTGTTCTGTGAAGTTGCAAAGTGTGCAAAAAAGATTGACCTTTGTGAGAGGTAGTTGGCTAGACAGAGTCACCCCCTCCTTGGCCAGCAGTTTTTTCTCATTCTCATTAAGAATCAACTCTTGGAAGGACTGTTGGGAATGCTGTGGGGGCTGGAAGTGAGACGAGAATGTTAATACAGTAAGTCATACGTACAGCATCACAACCAGTGGCCAGCTGCAATGGGTTTTTCAGAGTGAATGGAGGGAGTGCAGAGTTACACGGCAGACAGCATCGCCCTCCATCCCTCTCATTTCATGCTTTGCTCATGCCAATTACATTGCCTGATTTTTATAGAATGACTTTACCCCTCTAACCCATTCCTCTCCACTCCAACACACTCACTCACCTACATACAAACAATTACAGACACACTCCCCCCAAgcaccacacaaacacaaacacacccttcaTCATCACTCACCGGATCAGATGTGACAGAGAGCAGTAGGTCCTTGACAGTGAGGGGAAAGCCAGAAGACAGCTGGGTTGTGCATACATCAGAGGAACACTCTGTCCCCCCAGTCCTGCCTGGGTAGAAGCATGAGTCCAAGCCAtctgtaaccacacagagagacgtgATAGGACCAGACAGAAGGGCCATCAtttgtctgtgtatgtgttgATACTGAGACAATGTAGGCTTTTGCCTAATGAATACATAGAGCCTACGAACACAGACTGTGTTGCTTTCAAAGGATGAACTTCTGTTCCAATGTTTGACATAAACAAATTACAATACTTAATCACATATTCCGCATGACGTAATAATGTAACTGCCTCTGTTGCTTCTTTTTACCATGAAAATTTAAACCAAGTTTTTGTTATACTTTCTGTGCTTAGTAATTTGTGCCAGCTTTGTCTTACTGATATCAATGGAGAAGTTGGCATCCAGGGCAACCTTGGTTTGTGGCTGAGGGGGGATGAAGTGGGGCTCCATGTGAGGGCTCTCAGGGCGCTGGGGGCTGTCCATCTGATCCGAGTGCGGGTCCTCACTGATGCCACTGTCACTAGGAGAGGGAGACCACAGGGGGGACCCCGACACTGAGTCACTGCCACTCAGGAGGGCATTCAGGAAGTCCTCGCTCTGTTGCTCTGCTGGACGCAACACCTGCcaaatgacacaccaaatgtgatAATTACTGTACAGCCAAACTGGAGTGGTTGAGAATGGCAGGCTAGACATGTGAATCACGTAGTAGACACAGGTAAGGGGACATTTTAAAAACACTGCAGGATAAAATCACAGAGTGAGAGATTTCACTCCACTCACGTTTGGCTCGTGGATTGGCCAGGCATGGTTGTCATGGTGTCCCATCTCCTCGTGACGGAGGATGCCATTGTTTTGATCAAACAGCAAATCAAGCAGCTCAAGCCCGTCGCAACCCTGGAACAGAACAGGCCACTTAATGACATGTTGCTCTACATTTACAACTGAGAGATAACATACAAAGAGCCTTATAGGATGGCTGTAAAAGCAATCATACCCAGGACTAATGCTTTTTATTACCATTATCGCATGGCACTCCTATCTAAAAAATGTATCAATTTGACTATGCCTTTCAATGCGTGAGTTAAATTAAGTTGATCTAGTTCTGATTCATTTGAAAGGAGAAAATTGTAAGACTATTCCTTTGTAGGCTACACGACGCACCCACATTTCTTTGTAGGCTACACGACGCACCCACATTCCTTTGTAGGCTACACGGCGCACCCACATTCCTTTGTAGGCTACTGTACACAAAGCACCCACATTCCTTTGTAGGCTACTGTACACAAAGCACCCACATTCCTTTGTAGGCTACACGACGCACCCACATTCCTTTGTAGGCTACACGACGCACCCACATTCCTTTGTAGACTTCGCAAAGCACCCACATTCCTTTGTAGACTACACAAAGCACCCACCCCGATTCACTGGCACgttgatacagtatgttacctcctctgAACTTGTTTCACGATACATATAACCTTGGCTGCCCTAATAACATAAATTACAAAACAAATTAACCAGGAGACACTAAAACACAGAAACTAAGACATGGGCCCTGTTACCTGATCTGAATAGTGGTCCATAATTTCAGCACTAGGGTGGCACAGGACAGAACTCCCCAAAATAAGACAAATCCAGTTAAATGTTCTGTTTCCTTTGTTGTGAAGGAGCTCTGTTCCAGATGACCATGTCTCTACTGTATCTCCCTGCTCTTGTTCTGAGGTCCAAAGTTTAAACTCCAACACAGCACACCCAGTAATCAACTCCAGGGCTGTCATCCCATTGGCCAGTTTGTAAAGATTTGATTGCTAGGGAAAGACTGACAACTAAGGAAAGTCTGTCTAGAAAAGAAAGAACCTTCTTCATGGATGAATAGATCAGAGTTTATACTTCCCTATCCTCTTATTGTGTTTGATAGCAGATTGACAGAGAATGAGGGTACCCTTTGACACAGTTTCTGTGTGATGTTAGTTAATTCATACGGTATACATGCTCTTTATGGCCTGTCAATGAGAGCTTGATTGAACATCCTTCATTAGCAAACAGTTCTGAGCTTATAAAAGTAATCAATGTACTATATGATAAGATGTATCAATTTGAAACAATCCCCATGAAAATGAAACACTGCTTTTATAACCTAATCTTTATTTGTTCATACAAATAACTGATTTAAATCGATCAATTCATTCAACTCTGACCAGAAAAAAAACTCTcaaaattcaaaaaaaaaaaaatgtagatctccaggaagttGTTGTTTCTGCATATGGAAGGATCCACCTGTTGTTATTACTGGGATTCAGTTGGGCTTATGATCAAGGCCTAGGACTGCAGCATAGGCATGAATCAATAACAAACAACCCATGGGGATATTTCAATGTGTCCTCTTTTCTAAAATACATTCAAACGTGTTCGCATTTTAGTTGCAATGATGACAGATGCAAAGACCCCAGACTGGAATGGTGGCTCAGCATGGAAAATAGAAAAAGGGATGAACTGCCACTCTCAGTGTTTTAATGTGCAAGACAATCTATTAAAATCTCATTTTGTCAAATTACAAAACTGATTTGTCTGTTTCTGTTCTCAAAATATATACCAGAAGGCCTTATGAATGGCATTAAAAAGTTGATGGCAGATTCTTTTGGCAAGGCTATTAGTCTGAACATCTCGATAGTGACAGAGCTATTTCTCCAACATCTATATGCTAATAAAGCACATACAGTAGAGAAGCTATGCACCATTTATTCATATTTCTCATAAAACAGATTACATTTAATTGTTCTCCTATCAGACACTATTTCTCTTCCATCTCATGTGAGTTGTCAACGTCTTCATTTTCTATTATATCCAAAAAGCCTGACCCTTTATCTCTCCTTACTCACTGTATCACTTACAATATCTGTCACTCTTTCCTTTCGTCTGTCACTGTCCTGCGAGCTGTGTCTTCAATTTGCAATTAGATCACTGCCAATAACCAGGATGGTCTTCATATTGTGGCAGCATTAAATAATCATTATTGCTCCTCTATCTGATGGGGAATGGGTCCAAAGGTTAAAACCCTGTTCTTAGCCTGCGAGTTCCacttgtacattgttacaacatctGAAAAGCAATATAGCTATCACTACTCTCAGACTATGTGGCTTTGGGATTACCCTCATGAATATAACCTGACGTAACCGGTCATTGCTCCTACAAGCTACAAGCAAACGTTCACGTGTTGTTTGTTTAAAGCATACATCCAATTGCTACAATACAGTCTGTGcaaaaattattttatttaaaaaattaagacAAGTAACTAAGTCAAAAGCAACTGTGAGTGTGAGTCAAAAGCAAGTGGATGTTAAATTGGCTGGATGTAAAGGACCGAATGACAATGTTAATGGAGCATAAATGGAGGTCAAGAAAATTAACGTTGAGCATCTGTTTGGTTCGAATGATACTTGAAAAAAAAGAGAGCACTTTGCAGACTGAGTCAGAGCAGATTACTGGTTATTCTCTTGGTCACTCTGAATGGTTTTGAACAGTCTTGGTCTATGCACAATCATAATCAGTCTGCGTTCAACTTCTCGCCCAATCAGCAGAAGTcaaaacaaataaaatgtatttataaagcccttcgtacatcagctgatatctcaaagtgctgtacagaaacccagcctaaaaccccaaacagcaagcaatgcaggtgtagaagcacggtggctaggaaaaacttcctagaaaggccagaccctaggaagaaacctaaagaggaaccaggctataaggggtggccagtcctcttcaggctgtgccgggtggagattataacagaacatggccaagatgttcaaatgttcataaatgaccagcagggtccaataataataatcacagtggttgtcgagggagcaacaggtcagcacctcaggagtaaatgtcagttggcttttcataaccgATCATTCAgaatatctctactgctcctgctgtctctagagagttgaaaacagcaggtctgggacaggtagcacgtccagtgaacaggtcagggttccatagacgcaggcagaacagttgaaactggagcaacagcacgaccaggtggactggggacagcaaggagtcatcaggccaggtagtcctgaggcatggtcctaggcctcaggtcctccgagagagagaaataaataaataatttgagagagcatacttaaattcacacaggacaccggataagacagaagaaatactccagatataacagactgacacgagcctcccgacacataaactactgcagcataaatactggaggctgagacaggaggggtcgggagacactgtcgccccgtccgacaatacccccggacagggccaaacagtcaggatataaccccacccactttgccaaagcacagcccccacaccaccagagggatatcttcaaccaccaacttaccatcctgagacaaggccgagtatagcccacaaagatctctgtcatggcacaacccaagggggggcgtcaacccagacaggaagatcacgtaagtgactcaacccactcaagtgacgcacccctcctagggacggcatggaagagcaccagtaagccagtgactcagcccctgtagtagggttagaggcagagaatcccagtggagagaggggaaccgaccaggcagagacagcaagggcggttcgttgctccagtgcctttccgttcaccttcacactcctgggccagactacactcaatcataggacctacagaagagatgagtcttcaataaagacttaaaagttgagaccgagtctgcgtctctcacatgggtaggcagacaattccataaaaatggagctctataggaaaaagccctgcctccagctgtttgcttagaaattctagggatagTTAGGAGGCCTGCGCCTTGTGACCATTCAATACACAATGTGGGATTTCAATCACATACAATGTTTTGAATATCAGCTTGATGCACGCCTCATCATATTGACCAGATGTCTCCATCTCAGTGAAAGTAAATCTAAAAGTATTCAAAAGTTTGTCTGGATTTAggctgtttaaaaatatatatatattttctacattgtagaataagagtgaaaccataaaaaaacagatatggaatcatgtaataatcaaaaaagtgttaaacaattttaaatatattttatatttgagattcttcaaagtagccaccctttgccttgatgacagctttgcacactcttggcattctctcaaccagcttcgtgaggtagtcacctggaatgctttttcaacagtcttgaaggagttcccacatatgctgagcacttgttggctgcttttccttcactctgccgtgCAACTCatgccaaaccatctcaattgggttgaggtcgggtgactgtggaggccaagtcatttgatgcagcacttcatcactctccttcttggtcaaatagcccttacacagcctggaggtttgttttgggtcattgtcctgttgaaaaacaaatgatagtcccactaagcgcaaaccagatgggatggcgaatCTCTGCAGAAGgatttggtagccatgctggttaagtgtgccttgaattctacataaatcactgacagcgtcaccagcaaagcacccccacaccatcacacctcaccctccatgcttcacagtgggaaccacacatgcggagatcatccgttcaccaactctgcgtctcacaaagacacggctcatcagaccataggacagatttccaccggtctcatgtccattgctcgtgtttcttggcccaagccagtctcttcatcttattggtgtcctttagtagtggtttctttgcagcaattcgaccacgaaggccggattcatgcagtctcctctgaacagtttatgtctgttacttgaactctgtgtagcatttatttgggttgcaatctgaggtgcagttaattcctgatttctgaggctggtaactctaatgaacttatcctctgcagcagaggtaactctgggtcttccttttctgtggcggtcctcatgaaagccagtttcataatagcccttgatggtttttggactctcatttctctttgcttttttgagctgttcttgccataatatggacttggtattttaccaaatagggctatcttctgtataccaaccctgccttgtcacaacacaaccgattggctcaaacgcattaagaaggaaagaaattttacgaattaacttttaacatggcacacctattaattgaaatgcattccaggtgactacctcatgaagctggttgagagaatgccaagagtgtacaaagctgtcatcaaggcaaagggtggctactttgaagaatctcaaatataaaatatattttgatttgtttaacacttttttgcttagtacatgattccatgtgtgttatttcatagtgttttttatttttatttttatttcacctttatttaaccaggtaggctagttgagaacaagttctcatttgcaactgcgacctggccaagataaagcatagcaattcgacacatacatttacatttacatttaagtcatttagcagacgctcttatccagagcgacttacaaattggtgcattcacctaatgacatccagtggaacagccactttacaatagtgcatctaaatcttttaaggggggggggggcagaaggattgctttatcctaggtattccttgaagaggtggggtttcaggtgtctccggaaggtggtgattgactccgctgtcctggcgtcgtgagggagtttgttccaccattggggtgccagagcagcgaacagttttgactgggctgagcgggaactgtacttcctcagtggtagggaggcgagcaggccagaggtggatgaacgcagagcccttgtttgggtgtagggcctgatcagagcctgaaggtactgaggtgccgttcccctcacagctccgtaggcaagcaccatggtcttgtagcggatgcgagcttcaactggaagccagtggagagagcggaggagcggggtgacgtgagagaacttgggaaggttgaacaccagacgggctgcggcgttctggatgagttgtaggggtttgatggcacaggcagggagcccagccaacagcgagttgcagtaatccagacgggagatgacaagtgcctggattaggacctgcgccgcttcctgtgtgaggcagggtcgtactctgcggatgttgtagagcatgaacctacaggaacgggccaccgccttgatgttagttgagaacgacagggtgttgtccaggatcacgccaaggttcttagcgctctgggaggaggacacaatggagttgtcaaccgtgatggcgagatcatggaacgggcagtccttccccgggaggaagagcagctccgtcttgccgaggttcagcttgaggtggtgatccgtcatccacactgatatgtctgccagacatgcagagatgcgattcgccacctggtcatcagaagggggaaaggagaagattaattgtgtgtcgtctgcatagcagtgataggagagaccatgtgaggttatgacagagccaagtgacttggtgtatagcgagaataggagagggcctagaacagagccctgggggacaccagtggtgagagcgcgtggtgaggagacagattctcgccacgccacctggtaggagcgacctgtcaggtaggacgcaatccaagcgtgggccgcgccggagatgcccaactcggagagggtggagaggaataaacaacacagagttacacatggaataaacaaaacataaaaacaaaaaacaaataaaacaaaaagtctatatacagtgagtgcaaatgaggtaagataagggagttaaggcaataaataggccattgtggcgaagtaattacaatatagcaattaaacactggaacggtagatgtgcagaagatgaatgtgcaagtagagatactggggtgcaaaggagcaagataaataaataaataaatacagtatggggaggaggtaggtagatagatgggctgtttacagatgggctatgtactggtgcagtgatctgtaagctgctctgacagctggtgcttaaagctagtgagggagatatgagtgtcttcactattattctacaatatagaaaatatttaaaaataaagaaaaaccttgaatgagtaggtgtgtccaaacttttgactggtcttTGTATGTCATGCTCCTTAAAACAGCTCTAACAATGGCACGGTGACCTTTTGCCCTATAATGGCCTTTTGGGTATGGAACAGGACATTCTGTTGTATAAGTCTATGTTTTACTGTACTATCTTTAGATAATACCTTAGGTAACACCAGTGTTTTATGGCACTTCAGGTTGAGAGTTAGAATGTAGTTGGAACTCACTAGTGATGCAGGAGGTCTGAACTCAGCACAGAGGCACCACCTGCTGGATGACTTGAACAAGTGACGTGGCAACTGGCAGACCTTCACTGTGGGAGTGCAATAATAACAAGACATTGTTTGAAATAAAGCAAAGCCATTTTTCCATAGCTTTCACACACTGTTTTATGGCACTTCAGGTTGAGATTTAGAATGTAGTTGGAACTCGCTAGTGATGCAGAATGAGGTCGGAACTCAGCACAGAGGCACCACCTGCTGGATGACTTGACCAAGTAACGTGACAACTGGCAGACGTTCACTGTGAGAGTGCAATAATAACAAGAGTACAAGACATTGTTTGAATTAAAGCTAAGACATTTTTCAATTGCTTTTTCCATAGCTTTCACTTTACATGGGATATTTCATCAAATTCAAATTGTGTACTCTAATCTATCGCTTCCCTTTAATCTGCATTAGAGCTACCCTAACATGCTGGCCTCAATGCAAAATGAATGGGAAAGATATGCACCATTTGATTTAAAATCCAATCTAAATATTTTTGTTTGTGATTGAGGACTAAACAAATGGGTTGAAATAAATCAGGCATACGTTTTATTTTAAAGGATTTTTGAGGAATGGAAAAGCACAGTCCTACATTTACTTTGGGTGAACTGACCCATGTAGCCTAAAATAGAAGTGCATTTTCTTTGAGTATAATTTACATGAATAAACATACTTGAGATTCCACTACACTTATAAGATACTGTCGAACTGCTAAATTATATATTGCTAAAGTAACTGTAGTTCAACAATTTCTGAAGTTCTGACTACAGGGTCAGGTCAGGTCGTAGCCCAACCACCCGTCAGGTGGCACTGTTATTCGTTTCACGTCATAAACGGCAGGTTGGGCTAGTCAGGTAGGGCGAGGGAAGACGTGTGCAGTGAAACGTCTATTGTTGTACCTGGGTGTGGCGCGTAAGGAATCCTCTAGCGATTACTGTTTAACGTTAATTCAGCCTAATTTCGTAGAAGTATAATTATTCGTCAATGCTTGTAGGCCATTGCCCACCAGTGTAGAATGCTACACATGGTCCTCAGAGAAAGTGTTTGTTTCTTCTGTCACAAAATGCCAAATCAacgcacctctctgtctcagtagacTGCGTGTCAAGACTGCGTCCGTACGCAGCACGTGAACAGTATAAAACCGTGCCTGTTGACGTAATCACTCTCTTCCCTGCCTATGCCCTCGTGAGGTGGGCAGTGTAAAATCTCGTGACTCTTTTTCCACGAAGTGAATCCATAACCATCCGTCAAAATGGTGAGTTGGATAAGTATTTTCGGAATAGTAATATCGTGTAATCATGTGTTCTGCTACTTCAGTCATAACTTTAAAGTGTAAAATGCCTGACACTAAGAAGATGGATGGTATTTGGTTACTTGGGCTTTGAACAAAATGGCACCCAATTTGTGTGAACAGACCTCTTCTTTCTGCACAGTAGTGCAGACACCCAAATGGCCCCAACTATGCCAGTTTCCCCCTGTTTGATAATGCCCCATGCCAGAGGCCACCTGTAtctgtaatgtccttaaaacgaGGTTCTAGCATGAAGCTACGTGTTGAAGTGCCGGTCAGTGGCTCTGATCCCTTAGCGGTCGATTGTCATGTCTTGCACGTCTAGTATTGGTCCCATATCCAGTGACGCAAACGTTAAGAACTAACGCTGTCTGTTATGTTTACAAATTGTTTGTCCTAGGTTTGCTTGTTACCTGGCCAAAGTTAATAAACTAACGCTATGTTCAAATACTGGCGTGTGCAGGATGCCGACATGTCATAAAAGCTACGTTAGCTGTGTATGCTGCGCTGTCTGAAAGCGTTGTCTCTTGGCAATAAttcgttttatatatttttttataacctgtatttaactaggcaagtcagtttaagaacacattcttatttacaatgacggtctaccttTCATGGCTATACTCTCAAGTTTAAATCTGTTCGGTTTACTATTCAGAAACAGCTGGTGTTTTAGTCTATATAACTCGCTATCCCGCTACTTGGTGGGATTAAATGGCAGCCAGGTGTAATAAACTGCCGTTTATATTTTTCTGCCGATTGCACCGAGGCCTATTTTTGTCTGATCGTTCACCGGTTACGTAGATTTCTAACGTTAGGTATAAACTGGGtcgtcgagccctgaatgctgattggctgacagccgtggtatatcaacaGAGATTGGgggtactcaattgtcatacttgtgtgaaagtaaagataccttgtaAAATGGCTAAAGTtaaagtaacccagtaaaatactacttgaacgTCTAAAGGTATCagattttaaatgtacttaagtacagtggtggaagAAATAATAAATTGTAGTACTTGAGggaaagtaaatgctatacatcaattTGCTTATATTTAGCAAACCAGAAGGCACAATTCTTTCTTTTTTGGccgccaggggcacactcaacactcagacataatttacaaaggcAGCATTTCTGTTTAGTGGGTCCACCAGATgtgatgcagtagggatgaccagggacatTATCTTAAGTGTATGAATTTGACCTTTTTCCtgtactgctaagcattcaaattgtgactagtactttttggtgtcaggtaaaatatatggagtaaaaagtacattaattTCATTAGGCATGAAGTAGTACaaaatataaatggtaaagtacagatgcccaaaaaaactacttaagtagtactttaaagcatttttacttaggtactttacaccactatatatcagaccgtataccacgggtatgactaaacatttattttactgGTATAATTATGTTGGTTACCTCGGGGTTTgtgatatggccaatataccacggctatgggCTGTGTCCAGGCGCTCTGCGTTTtgtcatgcataagaacagcccatagctgtggtatattggccatataccacaccacctcaggcctaattgcttaattaacttagTAGCAAACTCGAGAGCCAACTTTTGTGATGGCTAGTCAAATTTTCCACCGGGTGCTCTTGGCCAACCTACACGCACCATTTACTGCAGTTTACTGTTTTTGGTTGCCTAGCATTGAACAATTTAAAGCATGAATTTGGCTAATAAAGTTCTGTCAGCTAACCGAGCAGGTGAGTATGCTCATGACTGTCTGCGTGCCCGGTCCCCAATGCATCCGCTTTCAGTGCGTCATATCTGTTCTAATGGTACTACATT
This genomic interval from Salvelinus alpinus chromosome 6, SLU_Salpinus.1, whole genome shotgun sequence contains the following:
- the LOC139578333 gene encoding cyclic AMP-responsive element-binding protein 3-like protein 3-B; this translates as MDHYSDQGCDGLELLDLLFDQNNGILRHEEMGHHDNHAWPIHEPNVLRPAEQQSEDFLNALLSGSDSVSGSPLWSPSPSDSGISEDPHSDQMDSPQRPESPHMEPHFIPPQPQTKVALDANFSIDINGLDSCFYPGRTGGTECSSDVCTTQLSSGFPLTVKDLLLSVTSDPPPQHSQQSFQELILNENEKKLLAKEGVTLSSQLPLTKYEERILKKIRRKIRNKLSAQESRKKKKEYIDGLESRMAACSTHNQELQRKVFQLEKCNTSLMEQLHRLQTLVMGGSKKTAQAGTCVLVLLLSFSIILFPSLNPFAKVSQGGDFSPVRVQSRSLHNLQSSRVLHVIDQPYQTADDKAKPPDHHVLGDQGVDEIMSLLGKLGTGHDSQGLPNFDPMSHNNSMDEQVHFQGDPITGHIATVTWNPHRRAPLRPHADDM